A single genomic interval of Electrophorus electricus isolate fEleEle1 chromosome 2, fEleEle1.pri, whole genome shotgun sequence harbors:
- the LOC113575572 gene encoding protocadherin alpha-3-like: MAEGVHRRRPGNQRIFLNFSLLLCFGECVSAQLRYSVPEEMKEGSVVGNIAKDLGLDVSTLVDRRFRVVSGSKDAFFQANQNNGVLYVQKKIDREELCDETSACLINLKIAVENPLEIHYIVVEITDINDNVPTFFETHQHFEIAEHTPIGTSFQLHAARDQDTTSNSIRYYKLSPNENFETDTKNSDDDKIPFLVLKKALDREQTEDYRLHLTAVDGGNPAKTGSLNITVKVLDINDNRPVFTQNTYSTTLQENAPLGTIVITVNATDRDQGSNSDIEYAFAKTLKRKVYDIFQLDRITGEIRVKGEIDYEDTEVFKLDIQASDKGQPPLTVESRVIVKVLDINDNKPEVEVTSLSNVVSEDSNPGTVISLISVSDKDSGVNGKVACSLTDGVPFELKSSFQENMYSLVTKQKLDREMISHYDITITAKDLGQPPLSNFKTLSVLVSDVNDNKPEFSQISFDLYLLENMSPGASIFSVSAIDKDSDENAAILYKIIRDDHLQNDMASFVNINSENGEIYGLKSFDFETVKAFQFKVAAADSGNPSLSSNVTVNVFILDQNDNVPVILYPVSANGSVEGVEEIPRNVNAGHLVTKVRAYDADIGYNGWLLFSMQEVSDHTLFGLDRYTGQIRTLRSFTETDEAQHKLVILVKDNGNVSLSATATVIIKVVEPKEAFAASDVKSTVKEEEENNVTFYLIITLGSVSVLFVISIIVLIVMQCSKSTDYSSKYLQDTNYDGTLCHSIQYRSGDKRYMLVGPRMSIGSTIVPGSNGNTLVVSDHRRRTSGEVSRSTWGFYCCCFWY; encoded by the coding sequence ATGGCGGAGGGAGTACACAGACGCAGACCTGGAAACCAGAGGATCTTCCTCAATTTCTCTTTGTTACTGTGCTTCGGAGAGTGTGTTTCGGCTCAGTTAAGGTACTCCGTTCCAGAGGAGATGAAAGAGGGATCCGTTGTCGGAAATATTGCTAAAGATCTGGGTCTTGATGTCAGTACTTTGGTGGACAGACGATTCCGCGTAGTTTCAGGATCAAAGGACGCTTTTTTCCAGGCTAACCAGAACAATGGCGTGTTGTATGTTCAAAAGAAAATCGACAGGGAGGAGCTATGTGATGAAACTAGCGCTTGCTTGATAAATCTAAAAATTGCCGTTGAAAACCCTCTGGAAATTCATTATATTGTGGTTGAAATAACAGATATCAACGACAACGTCCCTACTTTTTTTGAAACACACCAACATTTTGAAATAGCTGAGCATACGCCTATAGGAACCAGCTTTCAGCTGCACGCAGCACGTGACCAGGATACGACTTCAAATTCTATTCGGTACTATAAATTAAGCCCGAATGAAAATTTTGAAACTGACACCAAGAACAGTGATGATGATAAAATACCTTTCTTAGTTCTAAAGAAAGCGCTTGATCGCGAGCAAACAGAGGATTATCGCCTACATCTTACAGCGGTAGACGGTGGGAATCCTGCCAAAACAGGTAGTCTGAACATTACAGTGAAAGTGCTTGACATAAATGACAATCGACCGGTATTTACTCAAAACACGTATTCAACAACTTTACAAGAAAATGCTCCGCTTGGTACAATTGTGATAACAGTAAATGCAACTGATCGTGATCAGGGCTCCAACAGTGATATTGAATATGCATTTGCTAAAACTTTAAAGCGTAAAGTTTATGATATTTTTCAGTTAGATAGGATTACTGGGGAAATACGAGTTAAAGGTGAAATAGACTATGAAGACACAGAGGTCTTCAAATTAGACATACAGGCATCAGATAAAGGACAGCCTCCATTAACAGTGGAGAGCAGAGTTATAGTAAAGGTTTTAgacataaatgataataaaccAGAGGTTGAAGTGACGTCATTATCAAACGTTGTTTCCGAAGACTCCAATCCTGGCACAGTTATTTCTCTTATCAGCGTTTCAGACAAAGACTCCGGAGTCAACGGGAAAGTCGCGTGTAGTCTGACAGATGGCGTTCCTTTTGAACTTAAGTCATCTTTTCAAGAAAACATGTACTCGTTagtaacaaaacagaaattagATCGTGAGATGATCTCGCATTATGATATCACTATAACAGCCAAAGACTTAGGACAGCCTCCATTATCTAACTTTAAGACGTTGAGCGTGCTGGTATCAgatgtaaatgataataaaCCAGAGTTTTCTCAAATCTCCTTTGACCTATACTTGTTGGAAAATATGTCTCCTGGAGCATCCATTTTCTCAGTGAGTGCCATTGACAAAGACTCGGATGAAAATGCTgctatattatataaaataatcaGAGATGATCACTTGCAAAATGATATGGCAtcttttgtaaatattaattcTGAAAACGGAGAGATATATGGCCTAAaaagttttgattttgaaacAGTCAAAGCATTCCAGTTCAAGGTTGCAGCGGCAGACTCTGGAAATCCATCACTGAGCAGCAACGTCACAGTGAATGTGTTCATTCTGGACCAGAACGACAACGTTCCAGTGATCTTATATCCAGTCAGCGCTAATGGTTCTGTTGAAGGTGTGGAGGAGATTCCCCGCAATGTGAACGCAGGACATTTGGTGACTAAAGTGAGAGCCTATGACGCAGATATAGGATACAACGGCTGGTTATTATTTTCAATGCAGGAAGTAAGTGACCACACTCTCTTTGGTTTGGACCGCTACACAGGACAGATAAGGACCCTTCGCTCATTCACAGAAACAGATGAGGCTCAGCATAAACTGGTCATACTGGTCAAAGACAATGGAAACGTTTCACTTTCAGCAACAGCGACTGTGATTATCAAAGTTGTAGAGCCCAAAGAGGCTTTTGCAGCTTCTGACgttaaaagcacagtaaaagaagaggaagagaacaacgtcacattttatttgatcattactCTGGGCTCAGTTTCAGTGCTTTTTGTCATCAGCATCATCGTGCTGATTGTAATGCAGTGCTCCAAATCTACAGACTATTCCTCCAAGTATTTACAAGACACAAATTATGATGGGACACTGTGTCACAGTATTCAGTACAGATCCGGAGATAAACGTTACATGTTAGTTGGACCCAGAATGAGTATCGGTTCTACTATAGTCCCGGGCAGTAATGGAAATACTTTAGTGGTATCAGATCACAGGAGGAGAACATCTGGAGAGGTAAGTCGATCCACATGGGgtttttattgttgctgtttttggtATTGA
- the LOC118240757 gene encoding protocadherin alpha-8-like — MLSSAMADRGQRRRWEYWWIVLRFCLLLCVAKQVSAHKRYAVPEEMKEGSIVGNIAKDLSLEVSTLVERRFRIIPGSKDALFEVNQKNGVLYVQRKVDREEICDNIDVCLINLKIAVENPLEIHYIGVEIIDINDHAPTFAESHLHLEIAENKAPGARFDLQPAHDPDVGSNSIRNYKLSRNEHFSLELRDGDEDRLPSLVLQKYLDRESAFNHNLLLTAVDGGNPPKSGNLKITITVLDTNDNQPVCSQDMYTTSLYENVSVGTVILKVNATDPDDGNNGEVEYSWGTNTNNNIQDIFQVHRITGEVRVKKEIDFEDIQTYRLNIQATDKGQPPLSVDCRVTIRTIDVNDNKPEIEVTSILTNVPEDSKPGTVISLISVTDKDSGINGQIVCSLSNDVAFELKSSIEDNMYSLITKGHLDRERVSQYEIVLTAKDLGQPSLSTLKTLIVEVSDVNDNSPEFLQNPLELYLTENNVPGLPIFSVSATDKDLNENGAVTYQIVRGDAALHDMSSFLNMNSETGVIYALKSFDFEIAKTFRFHVLATDLGIPPLSSNLTVNVFILDQNDNVPVILYPVSANGSAEGVEEIPRNVNAGHLVTKVRAYDADIGYNGWLLFSMQEVSDHTLFGLDRYTGQIRTLRSFTETDEAQHKLVILVKDNGNVSLSATATVIIKVVEPKEAFAASDVKSTVKEEEENNVTFYLIITLGSVSVLFVISIIVLIVMQCSKSTDYSSKYLQDTNYDGTLCHSIQYRSGDKRYMLVGPRMSIGSTIVPGSNGNTLVVPDRRRRTSGEVRKIISYIITCMTLAAVLKVCYQNIHLDCWV; from the coding sequence ATGTTGTCGTCTGCGATGGCTGACCGCGGACAAAGGCGGCGATGGGAGTACTGGTGGATTGTTTTACgtttctgtttgctgttgtgCGTCGCGAAGCAGGTGTCGGCTCATAAAAGGTACGCTGTTCCAGAAGAGATGAAAGAAGGATCAATTGTGGGAAATATTGCGAAAGATTTGAGTCTCGAGGTCAGTACTTTGGTGGAAAGACGGTTCCGTATCATTCCTGGATCTAAAGATGCTCTTTTCGAGGTAAATCAGAAAAATGGCGTCCTGTATGTTCAAAGGAaagtggacagagaggagattTGTGACAACATTGATGTCTGTTTGATAAACCTAAAGATTGCTGTTGAAAATCCTCTTGAAATTCATTACATTGGAGTGGAAATTATCGATATAAACGACCATGCTCCTACATTCGCAGAAAGCCATCTTCATTTAGAGATAGCAGAAAATAAAGCTCCCGGTGCGCGTTTTGATTTACAGCCGGCACATGATCCCGATGTCGGTAGCAATTCAATTCGTAATTACAAACTTAGTCGAAATGAGCATTTTTCCTTGGAGTTGAGAGATGGCGATGAAGACCGCCTTCCTTCCCTCGtcttgcaaaaatatttagacAGGGAAAGCGCTTTTAATCATAATTTACTATTAACGGCCGTAGATGGTGGTAATCCACCTAAATCTGGCAACCTTAAAATAACTATCACAGTCCTCGATACTAATGACAACCAGCCTGTGTGTAGCCAAGACATGTATACGACATCCTTATATGAGAACGTTTCTGTTGGTACCGTTATACTGAAAGTGAACGCTACGGATCCGGATGATGGTAACAATGGAGAGGTCGAGTATTCATGGggaacaaatacaaataacaatATCCAAGACATTTTTCAGGTGCACCGCATTACTGGAGAAGTGCGGGTCAAGAAAGAAATAGATTTTGAAGACATTCAGACATATAGATTAAATATACAGGCCACCGACAAAGGACAGCCTCCACTATCTGTAGATTGCAGAGTTACCATCAGGACAATAGATGTGAACGACAACAAACCCGAAATAGAAGTGACGTCGATCTTGACTAATGTCCCAGAGGATTCAAAACCTGGAACTGTTATTTCTCTGATTAGCGTTACAGATAAAGATTCAGGGATTAATGGTCAAATCGTTTGTAGCCTCTCAAATGATGTAGCATTTGAGCTAAAGTCGTCTATTGAAGATAATATGTACTCATTAATTACTAAGGGGCACTTAGATAGAGAACGCGTATCTCAGTATGAAATTGTATTAACAGCCAAAGACTTGGGCCAGCCTTCTTTGTCCACTTTGAAAACTCTAATTGTGGAGGTATCAGACGTTAATGACAACAGTCCAGAATTTCTTCAAAATCCTCTGGAGCTTTATTTGACTGAAAACAATGTACCGGGTTTGCCCATATTTTCGGTGAGCGCAACCGACAAAGATCTGAATGAAAATGGTGCAGTTACTTATCAAATTGTAAGAGGCGACGCAGCACTCCACGATATGTCATCGTTCTTGAATATGAATTCTGAAACAGGCGTCATTTATGCGCTGAAGAGCTTTGACTTTGAAATAGCGAAAACATTCCGGTTTCATGTTCTCGCAACAGATTTAGGAATTCCTCCACTCAGCAGCAATCTTAcagttaatgtttttattttggatcaGAACGACAACGTTCCAGTAATCTTATATCCAGTCAGCGCTAACGGTTCTGCTGAAGGTGTGGAGGAGATTCCCCGCAATGTGAACGCAGGACATTTGGTGACTAAAGTGAGAGCCTATGACGCAGATATAGGATACAACGGCTGGTTATTATTTTCAATGCAGGAAGTAAGTGACCACACTCTCTTTGGTTTGGACCGCTACACAGGACAGATAAGGACCCTTCGCTCATTCACAGAAACAGACGAGGCTCAGCATAAACTGGTCATACTGGTCAAAGACAATGGGAACGTTTCACTTTCAGCAACAGCGACTGTGATTATCAAAGTTGTGGAGCCCAAAGAGGCTTTTGCAGCTTCTGACgttaaaagcacagtaaaagaagaggaagagaacaacgtcacattttatttgatcattactCTGGGCTCAGTTTCAGTGCTTTTTGTCATCAGCATCATCGTACTGATTGTAATGCAGTGCTCCAAATCTACAGACTATTCCTCCAAGTATTTACAAGACACAAATTATGATGGGACACTGTGTCACAGCATCCAGTACAGATCCGGAGATAAACGGTACATGTTAGTTGGACCCAGAATGAGTATCGGTTCTACTATAGTCCCGGGCAGTAATGGGAATACTCTAGTGGTACCAGATCGCAGGAGGAGAACTTCTGGAGAGGTAAGAAAGATAATTTCTTACATTATTACTTGTATGACTTTGGCTGCCGTTTTGAAAGTTTGCTATCAGAATATTCATTTGGATTGTTGGGTATGA